The sequence GCCCTGCGTTCTTTATATCAACGTGAGTGAAAAACTGATACATAAGAAGCACTAACTTACTTTTAACCATTACAAAGTTATGTGTGTGAAGTGTAAGAGCATGTAACGCTAAGGTGATGTTAGTGAATGTTTACTGCAGGACCTTGGCTCACGGTCGTTTAGACTAAACAAGATTGACGCTGATCTCGGCAACCATGTCACTTCAAGCTGCAAAAGTAGCAACACTACTACTTATTTGCAATATCTGAAATGCTAACTTCGCATTATTATTTGTAGTGTGTATATTCAGTGATATTGTAATTTCTTACTGTTTGGTTTTTATGTTCTTAGTTCCATATTTAAAGTCCAATTTTGCACAGCCTCGTGGTTGTCCAAAGTTGGGTTAATGCGCAAGCGCACAGGTAGTAAAATGTTGAGTAACTTGTTTGCTAAATATTTTAAGTCTATGAAGATGTATCAGTTTATAATTGATAGACTATCCAACTCCACAAGCATGAGTAATATCTATGTTCACTTCATGCTATGTTGTATACAGGCACATATTTTATATGAGAATAAAATGCATCTTCAGTATTGATCTATTGTATAGTGAAAAAAAGCAATGGAGCCCAAGGTGACCTCTCAAAAGTGCCTTTTTAGTGTCACCAACAGTGCAAAACACGAAGAGATTTGTTTTCATTACATTGACAACTATCAAAAGCAGAAcatgtatttacattttaaaccTTTGAAACCACTGGATATTTGGTACAGTAAAATTGGGAAACGTGATatcaattaacacatttgttgtagATTAATCTTAAATCAATATGGTTCATTTTGATTAATCGACTTGTCTTTTCGGAACGAATAAGAATATCTTTCACAATTCTGTTATGTAAATGTATGCATACCTAGGAATCAATATAACTAAAAGTTCCTATTTTTATACCAGCAGTCTCTGGTCAACACCTGTTGACTGTCGTCATTCCCTGAAGGACATTAACTGTGTCCTGCATACGGCTATGACGCAGTTCAAGCAATTTTTTGAAGTAGTTCATTCATTTTGAAATTGAACGTTAACTTTTGAGTTTGAAAACAGCAGATATGGATTTGAATTGTCCCGTAATTGATTAATCAATTGACGTTCAAATGCTAAGATATTACTTTGATAATCATGTAATTGAATTTTGAATCTATGAAACAGATATTCTATGATTCAGGATTTGCAAATGTGATAATTTGTAtagttttccttttttttaattttaaactGAATAATATATGATTTTTCGAAATGTTATTGACTAAACCATTGCTCAATATATCTAAAATACttcatcaacagaataataacTATGAAGGTTCCAGCTCTAAACATAACAAGCTCACCTGAAAGCTTTTCTTAGATTGTTCTGTCAACAATCCTTTATACATGAGCttcaattttttttaacttgTAAAATAACTTTTTAACTTGGTTTACTTCCAGCACCCATGCAGCGCTGCCTCACCCTGACTTTTGCCCGTCACAACCGGCTCCTATTGAGAAACAAATTTGCATCTGCCCACTGCCAGCAGTCAGCAGCCATGTCAGGTCTCCTCATCAGCCAGCCCAAATACTCCTGGCTGAAAGAGCTGGGCCTGTCTGAGGACAACCCTGGCGTTTACAATGGGAGCTGGGGAGGCAGCGGCGAGGTCATCACTTCATACTGTCCTGCCAACAATGAGCCAATCGCCAGAGTGACCCAGGCCACCATGGCAGAATATGAAGAAACTGTCCAGAAGACGAAGGAGGCTTGGAAGATATGGGCAGATATTCCAGCTCCCAAAAGAGGGGAGATAGTGAGGCAGATTGGAGATGCACTTAGAAAGAAGATTAACGTCCTTGGGAGTCTGGTGTCTCTAGAAATGGGCAAAATCTATATTGAGGGAGTGGGAGAAGTTCAGGAATACGTTGATGTCTGTGATTATGCTGTTGGTCTGTCAAGAATGATTGGTGGGCCAATGCTGCCATCAGAGAGACCAGGACATGCCCTGATCGAACAGTGGAACCCAGTTGGTCTCGTCGGTATCATCACTGCCTTCAACTTCCCAGTGGCTGTCTACGGCTGGAACAACGCCATAGCTCTGACCTGTGGCAACGTCTGCCTCTGGAAAGGAGCTCCAACCACACCCCTTACAAGTGTTGCAGTTTCTAAGATCGTGGCCGAGGTGCTGGAGCGGAACAACCTGCCTGGTGCTATCTGCTCCATGACCTGCGGAGGTGCTGATATCGGCTCAGCCATGGCGAAGGATGAGCGGGTGGATCTGGTGTCGTTCACCGGAAGCACTACCGTTGGCAAGATGGTGGCCATGACGGTGCAGGATAGGTTCGGTCGTAAGCTTCTGGAACTCGGTGGTAATAATGCTATCATCGTGTTTGAGGATGCTGACCTGAATCTTGTGGTGCCCGCCTCCGTCTTTGCAGCTGTGGGAACCGCTGGCCAGCGCTGCACCACCACCAGGAGGCTGATGCTGCACGAGAGCGTCCACGACACAGTGGTTGAGAGGGTCGCCAAGGCCTACAAACAAGTCAGAATTGGAGACCCCTGGGATCCCACCACCCTTTATGGGCCTCTGCACACCAAACAAGCTGTGGATCAGTATCTGGCAGCTATTGAGCAGGCCAAGCAGCAGGGTGGCACTGTCGTCTATGGCGGAAAGGTGATGGACCGCCCCGGAAACTATGTAGAGCCCACCATCATCACAGGGCTTGCGCATGACGCTCCCATTGTCCACACTGAAACCTTTGTCCCCATACTGTACGTCCTCAAGTTCAAGACAGAGGAGGAGGCGTTCGCCTGGAACAACGAGGTGCAGCAGGGCCTGTCCAGCAGCATCTTCACCAAAGATATGGGTAGAGTTTTCCGTTGGCTGGGGCCCAAAGGATCCGACTGCGGCATCGTGAATGTCAATATTCCTACAAGTGGAGCCGAGATCGGAGGAGCCTTTGGTGGAGAGAAACACACGGGAGGCGGAAGAGAGTCTGGCAGTGACTCCTGGAAGCAGTACATGAGGCGTTCAACCTGCACGATAAACTACAGCAAGGATCTTCCTCTGGCCCAGGGAATCAAGTTTGAGTAAAGCATTCAATGATCCCAAAAAGACAACACTAAGTGTTTTAGAGGCAGAGTGTTACCCAACAAATGCTAGACAGTTATCATTGCATTTCTGCATTCTGAAAATTCCGTTAGAGTTTAACAAAATGTCTAATCATTTGGGATCGGTTTAATTTTTGTCGTTTATCAGATATTTCTATGGTTGTAGCATCAGATATTAATCCTTGTATAAAAAAGGTTCATGGTTAAAGGTCAAATACTGTTCCCCCACTTGTTGGTGTGCACTTTTCTACTAGCACTTACAAAGTTTAAGTGCTAGCTGTCTATAACAGATACTATATGTACGgtgtaaaaaaagaataaatgaTACCTTTTATTTTGGAAGAACAACTGGCGTGAACTCATTCATGTGTAGATGAAATCATTGGAGTGCATTTTGGCATTGATAAATGAAATTGTGTCATTAACATTTCAAACTTAAAAGAGGTAGCTATTAAAACACTAACTCAATTAAATGCTTTGTCTACATCTAAAGCACCCTATAACAGAATATGCTTTCCAGACAATGGAAAAAATACTTGATGTTGACATTTGGAGTGTGCTGAAATTTTTTTTAATCAACTTTCATAAAGGGGATTTGAAGAAGAACCAGGAGTCCCTTACACCTGGACCAGTACGACATCAGAACATAGAATTTGTAGCTCTCTAATCTTTATCGTTTTTCCCCTGGGTCAATCAAGTATCAAAAGCCATTGAATTTTTTTTAGCAATATAACAAGTTTCTCAAACACCCATTACAATACATTTCCAATTACGTTTGACATCCTCTGTAACGGGTTGcatcttaaaataaaaaacaatgaaAGACTATTTTGGTATTATATTCTGATTTGACATAGTAGCATGCACAATAGATTAGAATGACTAACACTGAGGGCACTAAATTGAATTCAGCCATTAGTCCGTTTTATTATTTGCACCTGCGATTTAACCACCATGACATCACAGACGTTGAATTGTCTTCAATGAAAAATTTCAATAGGGATAGGATCTCAGTATCTTCTATTGTAAAGTATATCACTATAGTATTAAAGACCAAAATCTCTTGTCCCTTTAATAGAAATACTACTCCATCTCCCATCCGCCATGCCATCCATATGCTCACCCTCCCACTCGGCATTTCTCTGCCTCATACTCCAgctcggtctctctctctctctgcatgtACTGCTCCTCCCAGCAACATCTCAGCTGAAAGGCAGAACTGAAACGACAGCGCTCTGTACGACTCATAATCGAAGCCATTTAGGAAGTATGCAGAAAACGCTCCCTCTGCTACTCATCTGAATTGGAAAAGGTAGAAAAGCTTTGATTATTTGCCTAATTTTAGAGGTTTGGGGTATGCATTAGTGTGCACATTGTCTTGTGTTTCCTCTGGATATATTCATATTATTAATTTGAAATGAACGTAAATGTATATCTTGGTAAAAAAATCCAAGCAAACCAGTTTGAAATAATAGTTATATTCAAGACGAGCTCAAAGGAAGCCCTTCAATGTGGACGTGGATCATAATTTCAGTTAATACAGACTTGGGTGTGGAGCCCAAGCTAACAGTTAAGTCACCACTGCAGAACTACAGTATACAGAGGAATCACTGGTGGCTGGTATTTTGGTTGTGAGCTCATTAAACCGATCTATCATCAAAGGTTATGCTTGGCGACTAGGAGGTAATGCCTTATTTCGTGCTCTGAGGGGGGCACTAAAATGTCTTCTGGGCTCATGGTTATACATTAATGATCATCTGGTGTCCTATTAGTCGCAGCTATAACAGGATGCATTTGAATAAGGTTAGCACATTAGGGTTGTTCCTCGCTTCCCTTAAAAACAAATCCCATGCAAGGCTTGTGTGATTCACTTCTTTGGAAACTCAGAACATGTTAGTTCATGCTTTATGTTGCTTGTTGCACCTCTGATTTACAGAAGTGTCTGGGATTCCCCTGGACTGAAACACTCTCACTTCTTCTCTTTGCACATTTCCTCTGCAGCTTCTCCCTGAAACAAAAAGCCATACACGCCTGTCAtactcatgctgctgttaattgACTCTTTCATGTACATTTTACTCATGTAACAGGTGCTTACATTTGGGCAAATTATAATAAAGATGGgtatgaaatatttgtatgtcttttaGTAACAGGATAGTCTTTTTAGCTATTAgatattgtgttcacctgttcaGCAATTTATatgtgcatatttttttataattctGTTCTCGAAAGGAGACAAACCGgagtttttttttgttaaatgtATTGCAGCAAGATTAAAATAGTTTTGTTGATGTCCCTCCTGTAGTACAAAACGAAGACATCATAATTCTCTACTGCGTGTACATGCCTCTGTTCTGCTGTATTCACTTGGACAGCAACAGTGCTTGGCCTTTGCCATCAGCAAGCCTGACTCCACAATCGGTGTCCCGATAGTGAGACTCCAACAGAACATGAGAGGCATTATCACAGAAATGATGAGGGCTCTTCACAAAGCTGCCGCTGTGACAGTCTCTCAtgggccaacaacagcacagagATTAGACAAGAACCTGATACAGGGACAGAGCAAACTACTGGTAGTTACGCTCTAGACTTACACATGATTTGAAGTGATCTCTTCTGAGAAGCTACACGTGAATGTCAGTGTGGATTCTTGTTACGTGTTCAACAAAGGATCTGGGGATGGAT is a genomic window of Pseudochaenichthys georgianus chromosome 4, fPseGeo1.2, whole genome shotgun sequence containing:
- the LOC117445293 gene encoding alpha-aminoadipic semialdehyde dehydrogenase-like — its product is MDQSNKAGATRRTNQDAAQRGYFRFSCDGNILQELPCSEVDVALRSLYQPPMQRCLTLTFARHNRLLLRNKFASAHCQQSAAMSGLLISQPKYSWLKELGLSEDNPGVYNGSWGGSGEVITSYCPANNEPIARVTQATMAEYEETVQKTKEAWKIWADIPAPKRGEIVRQIGDALRKKINVLGSLVSLEMGKIYIEGVGEVQEYVDVCDYAVGLSRMIGGPMLPSERPGHALIEQWNPVGLVGIITAFNFPVAVYGWNNAIALTCGNVCLWKGAPTTPLTSVAVSKIVAEVLERNNLPGAICSMTCGGADIGSAMAKDERVDLVSFTGSTTVGKMVAMTVQDRFGRKLLELGGNNAIIVFEDADLNLVVPASVFAAVGTAGQRCTTTRRLMLHESVHDTVVERVAKAYKQVRIGDPWDPTTLYGPLHTKQAVDQYLAAIEQAKQQGGTVVYGGKVMDRPGNYVEPTIITGLAHDAPIVHTETFVPILYVLKFKTEEEAFAWNNEVQQGLSSSIFTKDMGRVFRWLGPKGSDCGIVNVNIPTSGAEIGGAFGGEKHTGGGRESGSDSWKQYMRRSTCTINYSKDLPLAQGIKFE